A genomic window from Methanobacterium sp. BRmetb2 includes:
- a CDS encoding glycosyl transferase family 2, translating to MDLSIIIVNYRTYHLTKQAIESVIRKDHPFSYEIFLVDNASGDGSLKKLQKDFREERDNGLIRFIANKENKGFAYANNVALTKSKAEYVLLLNSDTVIVDACLEKCLNYMQKDDKIGALGCKVVLPDGTLDKACRRSFPDINVSFYHMSGLSRLFPKSKQFGKYNLTYMDENETYEIECLVGAFMLVRCKVIKQIGLMDERFFMYGEDIDWCYRIKSAGWKIVYYSDAEIIHYKGASSNIKEKPKLIYEFYRAMYIFYNKHYKHKYPWIVTVFVYIGIKLNCKIKLFLNKLKKKSY from the coding sequence ATGGATTTATCAATTATCATCGTAAACTACCGCACCTATCATCTAACTAAACAGGCCATAGAATCGGTTATCAGAAAAGATCATCCCTTTAGTTATGAAATATTTCTGGTGGACAATGCATCTGGTGATGGCAGCCTTAAAAAACTACAAAAAGACTTTCGAGAGGAAAGAGATAATGGTTTGATAAGGTTTATAGCCAATAAAGAAAATAAGGGTTTTGCCTACGCAAATAATGTTGCTCTAACAAAATCAAAAGCTGAATATGTTTTATTACTCAATTCTGACACAGTAATTGTAGATGCTTGCCTGGAGAAATGTCTAAATTATATGCAGAAAGATGATAAAATTGGTGCACTTGGATGTAAAGTGGTTTTACCTGACGGCACTCTTGATAAGGCTTGTCGACGAAGTTTTCCCGACATAAATGTATCATTTTATCATATGAGTGGTCTTTCCCGTCTTTTCCCAAAAAGTAAACAATTTGGGAAGTATAATCTTACCTACATGGATGAAAATGAGACATATGAGATTGAATGTTTAGTAGGAGCATTCATGTTGGTTAGATGCAAAGTCATTAAACAAATAGGCCTTATGGATGAAAGATTCTTTATGTATGGTGAAGATATTGACTGGTGCTATCGTATTAAATCTGCAGGGTGGAAAATAGTCTACTACTCAGATGCTGAAATAATCCATTATAAAGGAGCAAGTAGTAATATAAAAGAAAAGCCTAAACTCATTTATGAATTCTATAGAGCAATGTATATATTTTATAATAAACACTATAAACATAAGTATCCATGGATTGTAACAGTTTTTGTTTATATTGGAATAAAGTTGAACTGTAAAATAAAGCTGTTCTTAAATAAATTAAAGAAAAAAAGTTATTAA
- a CDS encoding GNAT family N-acetyltransferase → MDDIQVIDLTPENIADYGVCGYKDLKKHVELRKKIEWFKEYYPKGLRIKVVISKKGGYQGMLEYIPGKYAHRPVDADGYMFIHCIFVGFRKEFKGKGLASLLLDECIKEAKDEKMLGIAVVTRKGPFMVGNDIFLNKGFEVVDSAEPDFYLLVRKFDDKSENPKFKSDMKSYLNEYSKGLTILRSVQCPYTEKNVNAIIESAKSKFNLKTNLIDLEDAKAVQNTPCAFGSFCLIYNGKILSYHPISKTRFENIMKKIV, encoded by the coding sequence ATGGACGATATACAAGTCATAGACCTAACTCCCGAAAATATTGCCGATTATGGTGTATGTGGATATAAAGATTTGAAAAAACATGTGGAGTTACGAAAAAAAATTGAGTGGTTCAAAGAATATTATCCAAAAGGATTGAGAATTAAGGTTGTAATCTCTAAAAAGGGTGGTTATCAGGGAATGCTAGAATACATTCCTGGAAAATATGCCCATCGTCCTGTTGATGCTGACGGATACATGTTCATTCACTGTATTTTCGTGGGATTTAGAAAAGAATTTAAAGGGAAAGGATTGGCTTCTTTGTTACTTGATGAATGTATAAAAGAGGCAAAAGATGAAAAAATGTTAGGAATTGCCGTAGTTACCAGAAAAGGCCCGTTCATGGTAGGTAATGACATATTCCTCAATAAAGGTTTTGAGGTTGTTGATAGTGCCGAACCTGATTTTTATTTGTTGGTTAGAAAGTTTGATGATAAATCAGAAAATCCAAAATTCAAATCAGATATGAAAAGTTATTTAAATGAATATAGCAAAGGATTGACTATTCTTCGTTCAGTACAATGCCCCTATACTGAAAAAAATGTTAATGCCATCATAGAATCGGCAAAAAGTAAATTTAACCTAAAAACCAATTTGATTGATTTAGAAGATGCAAAGGCTGTTCAAAATACTCCATGTGCTTTCGGATCATTCTGTCTTATTTATAATGGAAAAATATTAAGCTATCATCCAATAAGCAAGACTAGATTTGAAAATATAATGAAAAAGATAGTTTAA
- a CDS encoding glycosyl transferase family 2 gives MVDKNKITAVITNYNGKYFLKECLNSIKNQDFPYFDVIIVDNASTDGSVEYIEKYYPEIILIKNNKNLGFPAAVNLGINNSSAEYIFILNNDTELESKCMSNLYECIQKDESIFAVTSKMIQYYDRAKMDDAGDEYTILGWTKRVGYGKSPDQYSKERETFSACAGASLYRRSILDEIGYFDENFFAYLEDVDISYRARINGYKCVYCPEAVVYHVGSGSSGSRYNEFKIKLAARNNVYLPYKNMPWPQFAFNFIFLLLGYFIKYIFFLRKGYSSIYIKSLKDGFNTLNNVNKVKYNHKHFKNYLEIEWLLIKNTLKFIFF, from the coding sequence ATGGTTGATAAAAACAAAATTACCGCAGTAATTACTAATTATAATGGAAAATACTTCTTGAAAGAGTGTTTAAACTCTATCAAAAATCAGGATTTTCCTTATTTTGATGTTATTATTGTTGACAATGCATCCACTGATGGAAGTGTTGAATATATTGAAAAATATTATCCAGAAATCATTTTGATAAAAAACAATAAAAATTTAGGTTTTCCTGCAGCAGTTAATTTAGGAATCAATAATTCTTCAGCAGAATATATCTTCATTCTCAATAACGACACTGAATTAGAATCTAAATGTATGTCCAATCTTTATGAATGTATCCAAAAAGACGAATCAATCTTTGCAGTTACATCTAAAATGATCCAGTATTATGATCGGGCAAAAATGGATGATGCAGGGGATGAATACACCATTCTCGGCTGGACTAAAAGGGTAGGTTATGGAAAATCTCCTGATCAATACAGCAAAGAAAGAGAAACTTTCAGTGCCTGTGCTGGTGCTTCACTCTACAGAAGAAGTATCTTAGACGAAATAGGCTACTTTGATGAGAATTTTTTTGCATATCTAGAGGATGTGGATATAAGTTACCGGGCCCGTATAAATGGCTATAAATGTGTATACTGTCCGGAAGCAGTTGTCTACCATGTGGGCAGTGGGAGCAGTGGAAGTAGATATAATGAGTTTAAGATTAAACTTGCTGCCCGTAATAATGTTTATCTTCCATATAAAAATATGCCATGGCCCCAATTTGCTTTTAATTTTATTTTTCTTTTATTGGGCTATTTTATTAAATATATATTCTTTTTAAGAAAGGGATATTCATCTATTTACATTAAAAGTTTAAAAGATGGATTTAACACCTTAAATAACGTAAACAAAGTGAAATATAATCATAAACATTTTAAAAATTATTTAGAAATTGAATGGTTGCTCATTAAAAATACTTTGAAATTCATTTTTTTCTAA
- a CDS encoding sulfurtransferase yields the protein MDKYPYSKVDGKVKWVSTEWLENNLEGDLMIMDCQPNVHDYIKEHIPGAFYLNEGLFRQTLGNAPAMYIPAEAVQAIFRRQGINKDVPTVVYTGVGPVKSWGDGLEQTMVAYSLVRFGHENVYVLDGGIEKWKNEGRDLNQIFPTAEESNFTVDVMENYFIEYDEFKTIKDEEDVIVLDARPAPMYEGQGPWIKPGHIPGAVNLPWAILMDPGNTRLLKNKEEIKSIVEEKGATPDKTIICSCGTGREATNEFILFKWFLGYPKVRIYEGSFTEWTQRDDNPTVTGPNP from the coding sequence ATGGATAAATATCCATATTCCAAAGTTGATGGTAAGGTTAAATGGGTTTCCACCGAGTGGTTAGAAAATAACCTTGAGGGGGATTTGATGATCATGGACTGCCAGCCCAATGTCCATGATTATATAAAGGAACATATTCCTGGGGCTTTTTATTTAAATGAAGGTCTTTTTAGGCAAACATTGGGGAATGCACCAGCCATGTATATACCTGCAGAAGCAGTTCAGGCTATATTTCGAAGACAAGGTATCAATAAAGATGTTCCAACTGTAGTTTATACTGGTGTCGGTCCGGTAAAGAGTTGGGGTGATGGACTGGAACAGACCATGGTTGCTTATTCACTTGTGAGATTTGGACACGAAAATGTATATGTCCTTGATGGTGGAATAGAAAAGTGGAAAAATGAGGGGAGAGATTTAAACCAAATATTTCCCACAGCAGAAGAATCAAATTTCACAGTGGACGTAATGGAAAATTATTTCATTGAATATGATGAATTTAAGACTATAAAAGATGAAGAGGATGTTATAGTTTTAGATGCCCGACCAGCACCAATGTATGAAGGTCAGGGACCATGGATAAAGCCCGGTCATATTCCGGGAGCAGTTAATCTGCCATGGGCCATTTTAATGGATCCTGGAAACACTCGATTGCTAAAAAATAAAGAAGAAATTAAATCAATAGTGGAAGAAAAGGGAGCAACTCCTGATAAAACCATAATATGTTCTTGTGGAACTGGAAGAGAAGCCACTAACGAGTTTATACTATTTAAATGGTTTTTAGGATATCCAAAAGTTAGGATCTATGAGGGATCATTTACTGAGTGGACTCAAAGGGATGATAATCCAACGGTTACCGGTCCAAATCCCTAG
- a CDS encoding heavy metal translocating P-type ATPase, whose translation MPKNRDQHVQSVSCGCSSCEGILEEKQQSWMKKPLIIIAISTILMVLGLYLDFFTEEKLLTTVLFLLVVAVSGYTIIAKGIKSVLELKFNMNFLMTIAAAGAFLIGSGAEGASVLFLFFIAEFLEDYAGERARQSMSSLLKLAPETATLKNDGKNVEVHVHMVKVNDVVVVKPGDKIPLDGEVIGGFSSVNQATITGESIPVSKSRGSTVFAGTINEDGYMEIKVTRESDETVISKIIQLVKESQKNKSPTEAFIDRFANYYTPAVILLAVAVAIIPSLILGLSFDEWFYRALTLLVVSCPCALAISTPVSMVSAITSATRNGVLIKGGQYIEEMKNVDVMVFDKTGTLTTGILEVTDVRPCDDYSARELLEIAASLESKSKHPLAKPIIRKAEEEKLKLKSVSQFKSITGRGITGKIEDRVFYVGKVELMDAYNDLIINELNKMEEDGKTVVLVGSQDQIIGLIGLMDKIRADSGKAIAKLKDRDIKTVMLTGDNEKTAGIVGTNIGLDKYYSSLLPEDKVKIIEELSKGKEHIAMVGDGVNDAPALARSNIGIVMGADGSDVAIETADVALMNDDLSRLEYLIKLSHKTMQVIKQNVSISILIKTSFAVMAVFGLLTLWMAVAIGDMGLSLLVILNALRIANKNFS comes from the coding sequence ATGCCGAAGAATAGAGACCAACATGTACAATCAGTATCCTGTGGATGTTCATCATGTGAGGGAATACTGGAAGAGAAACAGCAATCTTGGATGAAAAAACCACTAATAATCATAGCCATATCTACTATTTTAATGGTTTTAGGATTATATTTAGATTTTTTCACAGAAGAAAAATTATTAACAACAGTCCTATTTTTATTGGTAGTTGCAGTATCAGGTTACACTATCATAGCTAAGGGCATAAAATCTGTTTTAGAATTGAAGTTCAATATGAACTTTTTAATGACCATAGCTGCTGCAGGGGCATTTTTAATAGGTTCTGGTGCTGAAGGTGCCTCGGTATTGTTTTTATTTTTTATCGCCGAATTTTTGGAAGACTATGCTGGGGAACGGGCCCGCCAATCCATGTCATCCCTTTTAAAACTTGCTCCAGAAACTGCTACTTTAAAAAATGATGGTAAAAATGTGGAAGTTCACGTTCACATGGTAAAGGTAAATGATGTGGTCGTAGTAAAACCTGGCGATAAAATACCATTAGACGGGGAAGTAATTGGAGGATTTTCTTCAGTAAATCAAGCCACTATAACTGGGGAAAGCATTCCCGTAAGTAAATCAAGGGGAAGCACAGTTTTTGCAGGAACCATTAATGAGGATGGCTACATGGAGATAAAGGTCACCAGAGAATCTGATGAAACAGTTATATCTAAAATAATTCAACTGGTTAAAGAATCTCAGAAAAATAAATCCCCAACTGAAGCATTTATTGACAGATTTGCCAATTATTACACCCCTGCGGTCATATTACTGGCAGTGGCAGTTGCTATAATTCCCAGCTTAATTCTAGGATTATCATTTGATGAATGGTTTTACCGGGCGTTAACTCTGCTGGTGGTTTCCTGTCCCTGTGCCCTAGCCATATCCACCCCAGTGTCCATGGTTTCAGCAATAACTTCCGCTACCCGAAATGGGGTGCTAATTAAAGGAGGCCAATATATAGAAGAAATGAAAAATGTCGATGTGATGGTTTTTGATAAAACAGGCACATTAACTACCGGGATATTAGAAGTAACCGATGTTCGCCCCTGTGATGATTATAGTGCAAGAGAATTGCTGGAAATAGCTGCTTCTCTTGAATCAAAATCCAAACATCCACTGGCTAAACCAATAATTCGAAAAGCTGAAGAGGAAAAACTAAAGCTAAAATCAGTATCTCAATTTAAATCCATCACTGGCAGAGGAATCACAGGTAAAATTGAGGATAGGGTTTTTTATGTAGGTAAAGTTGAATTAATGGATGCGTATAATGATCTTATCATAAATGAATTAAATAAAATGGAAGAAGATGGAAAAACAGTGGTTTTGGTTGGAAGTCAAGATCAAATTATAGGTTTAATAGGGTTAATGGACAAAATCCGGGCAGATTCAGGTAAGGCCATTGCTAAGTTGAAAGATCGAGACATTAAAACTGTGATGTTAACTGGTGACAATGAAAAAACCGCAGGAATAGTTGGAACAAATATTGGACTTGATAAATATTATTCAAGTCTTTTGCCCGAAGATAAGGTTAAAATAATTGAAGAGTTATCTAAAGGAAAAGAACACATAGCAATGGTAGGGGATGGTGTAAATGATGCACCCGCACTGGCCAGATCAAATATTGGTATTGTCATGGGTGCAGATGGATCAGATGTAGCCATAGAAACAGCAGATGTGGCACTGATGAACGATGATCTGTCCCGACTGGAATATCTTATTAAACTAAGCCATAAAACCATGCAGGTAATTAAACAGAATGTTTCCATTTCTATATTAATTAAAACCTCATTTGCTGTAATGGCAGTTTTTGGTTTGCTAACTTTGTGGATGGCAGTAGCCATAGGCGATATGGGTTTGAGTTTACTGGTGATATTAAATGCTCTTAGAATAGCTAATAAAAATTTCTCATAA
- a CDS encoding undecaprenyl-phosphate glucose phosphotransferase: MIRQNQSFFNVIMIFLDMLVITFSLILAWYIRFETDLLGFGHGTWGFDHYMSPLLIILPMYLLLYYIFGLYTPQRTKKSIRSELFQIIKVNIIGLLVLVALLFVLNLTDYSRFLLAMFAIFSIGFSTLERYTIRQGLQYIRSKGYNLKHILVVGAGDLGEKFANKLMENDYVGYEIIGFLDDNIEKGQKVVNSEIIGKIIDLEPLLLTKEIDRVIITLSPRHRSLLEAIVDLCEKHGVKADIIPDYYRYFRSKPYIDMIDDIPLMNIRRVPLDNSYNMAIKRILDTGVAILAIIITSPIMIITAVIIKITSPGPIIYKQERVGLDRKNFMMYKFRSMKVQDEEEEKFQWTTEDDPRKTRFGSFIRRTSIDELPQFFNILKGDMSLIGPRPERPHFVEKFREEIPKYMIKHHVRPGMTGWAQVNGWRGDTSIEKRIDYDMYYVENWTLMLDLKIFFMTFRTGFTDKHAY; this comes from the coding sequence ATGATCCGGCAAAATCAAAGTTTTTTTAACGTTATAATGATTTTTCTTGATATGTTAGTCATAACCTTTTCTTTGATTCTCGCCTGGTACATACGCTTTGAAACCGATTTATTAGGTTTTGGGCACGGTACTTGGGGATTCGATCACTACATGTCACCCCTTTTAATTATTTTACCCATGTATTTATTATTATACTATATCTTCGGTTTATATACACCGCAAAGAACTAAAAAAAGCATTAGATCAGAACTATTTCAGATTATAAAGGTTAATATTATTGGATTGTTAGTTCTGGTGGCATTATTATTTGTATTGAATTTAACAGATTATTCACGATTCTTATTGGCCATGTTTGCCATTTTTAGCATTGGCTTTTCCACGTTGGAGAGATATACCATTAGACAGGGTCTTCAATACATCCGCAGCAAAGGTTATAACCTCAAACACATATTAGTGGTTGGAGCAGGAGATCTTGGAGAAAAATTTGCCAATAAACTAATGGAAAATGATTATGTAGGCTATGAAATAATTGGATTTTTAGATGATAACATTGAAAAAGGCCAAAAAGTAGTAAATTCTGAAATAATTGGAAAAATTATAGACTTGGAGCCTTTACTTCTAACAAAAGAAATTGATCGGGTGATTATAACCCTATCTCCTCGGCATCGCAGTCTTTTAGAAGCCATAGTTGATCTATGTGAGAAACACGGTGTAAAAGCTGACATTATACCTGATTATTACCGCTATTTCCGTTCCAAACCATATATTGATATGATCGATGATATTCCTCTCATGAATATTCGACGGGTACCACTGGATAATTCTTATAACATGGCTATTAAGCGAATTTTAGATACCGGAGTTGCCATACTGGCCATAATCATCACTTCCCCTATTATGATCATTACTGCTGTTATAATCAAAATAACTTCTCCCGGACCGATTATATACAAACAGGAAAGGGTAGGACTTGATAGAAAAAATTTCATGATGTATAAATTCCGCAGTATGAAAGTGCAGGATGAGGAAGAAGAAAAATTCCAGTGGACTACTGAGGATGATCCCCGTAAAACCAGATTTGGTTCTTTTATAAGGAGAACCAGTATTGACGAACTGCCCCAATTTTTTAACATTTTAAAGGGAGATATGAGCCTTATTGGCCCCCGGCCAGAACGGCCCCATTTTGTGGAGAAATTCAGGGAGGAAATTCCAAAATATATGATTAAACATCATGTGCGTCCGGGAATGACTGGCTGGGCTCAGGTGAATGGTTGGAGGGGAGATACCTCCATCGAGAAAAGGATAGACTATGACATGTACTACGTGGAAAACTGGACCCTGATGCTGGATTTAAAAATATTTTTCATGACCTTCAGGACAGGATTTACTGATAAACATGCATATTAA
- a CDS encoding MATE family efflux transporter, with protein sequence MRSDNSSKTNNKSLNHNITERISLITGDPKKAIRNLSIPMIMSMLLLMAYNLADSIWVAGLGPDSLAALGFITPVFMIVIGLGNGLGAGAASLIARCIGAKNKKGADNAAMHSVLIALIISGILTVFTIIFLQDILRVIGAGSTLNLALIYGQIVFGGLIFLIVSSVASGILRAEGDVKRAMYAMAATSILNMVLDPVFIYYFKLGIAGAAWATILSSALATFILLYWILLKRDTYVSFSREDFKASWNVVKDILMVGMPASAESFVMSVLGIVLNIILVLTGGPDAVAVYTAGWRVVMIALIPAIGIGTAAVTVGGASFGAKNYENLSISLNYSVKLGIIIGVVTSVITYIFATNIAVIFTYSSQSAVLASTIDDLLRVMCLFYVVVPLGIMASSIFQAVGKGITSLILTIIREVAFISVFSYLFAMVLNLGPQGVWWGIVVGGLCGSLLAYGWAWKYIDSLKKNYIPDIVSGHE encoded by the coding sequence ATGAGATCAGATAATTCCTCTAAAACTAATAATAAATCATTGAATCATAATATCACTGAAAGGATATCATTAATAACTGGGGATCCTAAAAAAGCAATTCGTAACTTATCTATTCCGATGATAATGTCCATGCTGCTTTTAATGGCCTATAACTTGGCTGATAGTATATGGGTAGCTGGTTTAGGTCCAGATAGTCTTGCGGCGTTAGGTTTTATAACTCCGGTCTTTATGATTGTAATTGGTCTTGGAAATGGCTTAGGGGCCGGCGCAGCATCATTAATAGCCCGGTGTATAGGTGCCAAAAATAAGAAAGGTGCAGATAATGCCGCCATGCACTCGGTATTGATTGCCCTGATTATCTCGGGTATCTTAACCGTCTTTACCATTATATTTCTCCAGGATATTTTAAGGGTAATTGGTGCGGGTTCCACTCTAAACTTAGCTCTTATATATGGACAAATTGTGTTTGGTGGATTAATCTTTTTAATAGTCTCCAGTGTTGCTTCAGGAATTCTTCGGGCTGAAGGAGATGTGAAAAGGGCCATGTATGCAATGGCTGCCACATCCATCCTAAACATGGTACTGGATCCTGTATTCATATACTACTTTAAATTAGGTATTGCTGGAGCAGCATGGGCCACCATATTATCCTCGGCCCTAGCAACATTTATCCTTCTTTATTGGATATTATTGAAAAGAGACACCTATGTATCATTCTCCAGAGAGGACTTTAAAGCCAGCTGGAATGTGGTTAAAGACATTTTAATGGTGGGAATGCCGGCCAGTGCAGAGTCTTTTGTTATGTCTGTACTGGGAATAGTTTTGAATATTATACTAGTTTTAACTGGTGGACCTGATGCAGTAGCCGTATATACTGCTGGCTGGAGAGTGGTTATGATAGCGTTGATTCCGGCCATTGGAATTGGTACGGCGGCAGTTACTGTTGGAGGAGCATCTTTTGGGGCTAAAAATTATGAAAATCTTTCTATCTCTCTTAATTACTCAGTTAAACTTGGTATTATAATTGGAGTGGTTACAAGTGTCATAACCTATATTTTCGCCACAAACATTGCAGTTATCTTCACCTATTCATCACAAAGTGCAGTACTAGCTTCTACTATCGATGATCTATTAAGGGTAATGTGCCTATTTTATGTGGTGGTCCCATTGGGGATAATGGCCAGCTCCATATTCCAGGCAGTAGGTAAAGGCATTACCTCCCTAATTTTAACTATTATTAGGGAAGTAGCTTTCATTTCCGTATTTTCATACCTTTTCGCCATGGTTTTAAATTTAGGGCCTCAAGGAGTTTGGTGGGGTATAGTGGTAGGAGGGCTTTGTGGTAGTCTCTTAGCTTATGGTTGGGCCTGGAAATATATTGATAGTTTAAAGAAAAATTATATTCCAGATATTGTTTCGGGTCATGAGTAA
- a CDS encoding transcriptional regulator — MKNSDVCEIRCIHEESVKEVKANMLKESLFQKISDDFKTLGDKTRIKILYALSKKELCVCDLSAIMEMTDSAISHQLRLLRKSNMVKFRKEGKMAYYSLVDEHVLQLIKMGHQHAEE, encoded by the coding sequence ATGAAAAATAGTGATGTTTGTGAAATAAGATGCATTCATGAAGAATCTGTAAAAGAAGTTAAAGCAAATATGCTAAAAGAAAGCCTCTTTCAGAAAATATCTGATGATTTTAAGACTTTAGGAGATAAGACAAGAATCAAAATTCTCTATGCTCTATCTAAAAAAGAACTGTGCGTATGTGATCTATCCGCCATTATGGAAATGACTGATTCGGCAATATCTCATCAACTTCGACTACTTCGAAAAAGCAACATGGTAAAATTCAGAAAAGAAGGAAAAATGGCCTACTACTCCCTGGTAGATGAACATGTACTTCAGTTAATTAAGATGGGGCATCAACATGCCGAAGAATAG
- a CDS encoding MarR family transcriptional regulator, with protein sequence MKDSDVIKEEHGVGERLGMEKYILVVLFLVQQRWGYIINKEFMEDNITTKQWLMLVILGTAFTHDPSMEEMAQAMSTTHQNVKQLATRLENRGLLKIERDPENRRILRLKLTEEHHNFWENRREKDLKAIESLFNGLNDEEVKNLFEIMYKLEKLSLNLYEEYKKS encoded by the coding sequence ATGAAAGATTCAGATGTAATTAAGGAAGAACACGGTGTAGGAGAAAGGTTGGGCATGGAAAAATATATATTAGTGGTATTATTTCTAGTTCAACAGCGATGGGGTTACATAATTAATAAAGAGTTCATGGAAGATAACATAACCACTAAACAATGGTTAATGCTGGTAATTCTGGGAACGGCCTTTACTCATGATCCTTCCATGGAGGAAATGGCCCAAGCCATGAGTACCACTCACCAGAATGTGAAACAATTAGCCACCCGTCTAGAAAATCGGGGTTTACTGAAAATAGAACGTGATCCAGAAAACCGACGGATATTAAGACTAAAATTAACCGAAGAACACCACAATTTCTGGGAAAATCGAAGAGAAAAAGATTTAAAGGCCATAGAATCATTGTTTAACGGTTTAAATGATGAAGAAGTAAAAAATCTATTTGAAATCATGTATAAACTGGAAAAATTATCTTTAAATTTATATGAAGAATATAAAAAATCTTAA
- a CDS encoding nitric oxide synthase, which translates to MKALIVYGTRYGSTSEIAEEIGKILKDKGVEVDIFDVKEMKGTEISSYDLVVAGSGIKMGSWTKESLKFLEKNKDTLSTRKVALFVVCGATRDDEKQYKEAQEKYLDNIADKYLINPPVAMGLFGGVIDPNAKYGLMDKLIMKMVKKDLEEKGIDTTKPYDMRDWDEVRSWALDLVEAE; encoded by the coding sequence ATGAAAGCTTTAATAGTATATGGAACAAGATACGGGTCAACCTCTGAAATTGCAGAAGAAATAGGAAAAATTTTAAAAGATAAGGGCGTTGAAGTAGATATTTTTGATGTTAAAGAGATGAAAGGTACTGAAATATCTTCCTACGATTTAGTTGTAGCTGGAAGCGGGATCAAGATGGGTTCCTGGACCAAAGAGTCATTAAAATTCCTTGAAAAAAATAAAGACACTCTTTCAACTAGGAAAGTAGCTCTATTTGTGGTATGTGGAGCAACACGCGACGATGAAAAACAATATAAAGAAGCCCAAGAGAAATATTTGGATAATATAGCAGATAAATATCTTATCAATCCACCAGTGGCCATGGGACTCTTTGGAGGAGTAATAGACCCTAATGCCAAATATGGCTTAATGGATAAGCTCATAATGAAGATGGTAAAAAAAGATTTGGAAGAAAAAGGTATAGATACCACAAAGCCCTATGATATGAGAGATTGGGATGAGGTAAGATCATGGGCTTTAGATCTAGTAGAAGCGGAATAA